Proteins encoded together in one Terriglobus saanensis SP1PR4 window:
- a CDS encoding protein jag: MNDLKASARKIADFVNALSAKGGLRLRYRITAGGGAADPEGLERRDIYVELEGPDAPLLIEREGEVLRALEQVASQILRLDPLDHDRISFDAEGFKANRARALKEMAKAGVESVRATGQPYSFNPMSSRERRMLHLALKEYEDMRTESNGEGARRMVVLYPLDWKNTDRARATAQAFRRR, translated from the coding sequence ATGAACGACCTGAAAGCATCAGCGCGGAAGATCGCTGACTTCGTCAACGCGCTGTCGGCCAAAGGTGGTCTGCGTCTGCGCTATCGCATCACCGCCGGGGGAGGCGCTGCCGACCCCGAGGGCCTGGAACGACGGGACATCTACGTTGAGTTGGAGGGGCCGGATGCGCCTCTCCTGATCGAACGCGAGGGTGAAGTGCTTCGCGCGCTGGAGCAGGTGGCCTCGCAGATCTTGCGGCTCGATCCGCTGGACCATGACCGGATCAGCTTCGACGCAGAGGGCTTCAAGGCCAACCGCGCGCGGGCGCTGAAGGAAATGGCGAAGGCGGGCGTGGAGTCTGTGCGCGCAACCGGTCAGCCCTACAGCTTTAATCCGATGAGTTCCCGCGAACGCCGCATGTTGCATCTCGCACTCAAGGAGTACGAGGACATGCGCACCGAATCCAATGGAGAAGGAGCACGCCGCATGGTAGTTCTCTATCCTCTGGATTGGAAGAACACGGATCGAGCGCGCGCGACGGCCCAGGCCTTCCGCCGCCGCTAG
- the mnmE gene encoding tRNA uridine-5-carboxymethylaminomethyl(34) synthesis GTPase MnmE, with the protein MAETTTQDTIVAVSTPPGRGGIGIVRLSGPEARGITEKLLALETALEPRRARFAHLNDETGQRIDDAVVTFFAAPNSYTGEDVIEIAAHGSPVVLEWIVRRACTLGARPAHAGEFTERAFFRGRIDLTQAEAVRDLIDAQTIEQARVAAEQVGGSLAKRIRPCKEDLVALIALLEAGIDFAEDDIDVAPSAQIEARLQAVLSPLEDLLATFAYGRILREGVRIAVIGRPNAGKSSLFNALAERERAIVTPIAGTTRDVVTERVSIGGIPVELMDTAGLRESEDFVEQLGIARSREALAEADLVLFIVDLQHGISEEERETIASLEGRPHLVVANKIDLAPLLASDFALIPTSANTGEGLDRLREALLQQLRGSQNASASGLLTNLRQRDAVARAVEALHRAIEAIHASIPHEMLLLDIYEALRGLDELTGSTTADEILGVIFSTFCIGK; encoded by the coding sequence ATGGCAGAGACAACAACACAGGACACGATTGTCGCGGTCTCTACGCCACCCGGTCGCGGCGGCATCGGCATCGTTCGCCTCAGTGGGCCGGAAGCTCGCGGCATTACGGAAAAACTTCTCGCTCTTGAGACCGCGCTCGAACCTCGACGCGCACGCTTCGCCCACCTGAACGACGAGACCGGTCAACGGATCGACGACGCCGTCGTCACCTTCTTTGCCGCACCGAACTCTTACACCGGCGAAGACGTGATCGAGATCGCAGCGCATGGCTCGCCCGTCGTGCTGGAGTGGATCGTTCGCCGCGCCTGCACCCTGGGCGCTCGCCCTGCACACGCGGGAGAGTTCACCGAACGCGCCTTCTTTCGCGGCCGCATCGACCTCACACAGGCCGAAGCCGTGCGTGATCTCATCGATGCACAGACCATCGAACAGGCGCGCGTCGCCGCAGAGCAGGTCGGCGGATCGCTCGCGAAACGCATCCGCCCCTGCAAGGAAGATCTTGTTGCCCTGATCGCTCTGCTGGAAGCGGGAATCGACTTCGCGGAAGACGACATCGACGTCGCGCCATCGGCCCAGATTGAAGCGCGCCTGCAAGCTGTACTTTCCCCGCTCGAAGACCTGCTCGCCACCTTCGCCTACGGTCGCATCCTGCGCGAAGGCGTCCGCATCGCCGTCATCGGCAGACCGAACGCGGGCAAGAGCTCCCTCTTCAACGCGCTCGCGGAACGCGAACGCGCCATCGTGACTCCCATTGCAGGCACGACCCGCGACGTCGTCACGGAGCGCGTTTCGATTGGCGGCATCCCTGTAGAACTGATGGACACCGCAGGTCTGCGCGAATCTGAAGACTTCGTGGAGCAACTCGGCATCGCCCGCTCCCGCGAAGCGCTCGCCGAAGCCGATCTCGTTCTCTTCATCGTCGATCTTCAACACGGCATCAGCGAAGAAGAACGTGAGACGATCGCCAGCCTCGAAGGCCGTCCTCATCTCGTCGTAGCAAACAAGATCGACCTGGCCCCACTGCTCGCATCTGACTTCGCCCTAATCCCCACCAGCGCCAACACAGGCGAAGGCCTCGACCGCCTGCGCGAGGCTCTCCTGCAGCAACTACGCGGCTCACAGAATGCGAGCGCAAGCGGCCTGCTGACGAACTTACGCCAACGCGACGCCGTCGCCCGCGCCGTGGAGGCCCTCCATCGCGCCATCGAAGCTATCCATGCCTCCATCCCGCACGAGATGCTGCTGCTCGACATCTACGAAGCCCTGCGCGGCCTCGACGAACTCACGGGCAGCACCACGGCCGATGAGATCCTCGGGGTGATTTTTTCGACATTCTGCATCGGAAAGTAA
- a CDS encoding oligosaccharide flippase family protein — translation MIAKVISLSVSFITVPLTLNYLGMERFGIWMTLSSMIAMFSFADLGMSNGLINLVAEANGREDRQAIRNAVASAFWMLLFVALLIVTLIVGIYHYVPWPQIFNVHSPLAIAEAGPVSFATILCFAVSLPLATVASLQSGQQSGLITNIWNAVGSLVSLGAILVAIHLHASLPLLVVAIFGVPVFISLLNAAKTFLWDQRWLFPSLLFFSRPIAILLLRTGLMFFCLQLAAAIGYQSDNLVIAHLLGATHVGSYAVPSRLFNVLPFLIGIITGPMWPAYADALSRGDHDWIRKTFRRTVIWTGGGTLLLTGLLVVFSNYIFALWVGPGLHVSRLLLVTFGVRCVLSSYLQPLSFFLNGIGKLKEQAVISLLMAGFNLALSIVLVEHVGIIGAILSTVVAEILIVLIPETLIARRALHHLSTPIVEKG, via the coding sequence ATGATCGCAAAAGTCATTTCCCTCTCTGTCTCGTTTATTACGGTGCCGCTTACTCTCAATTATCTAGGTATGGAGCGCTTTGGCATTTGGATGACACTCAGTTCCATGATCGCCATGTTCAGCTTCGCAGATTTGGGTATGAGCAACGGCCTAATCAATCTGGTTGCGGAGGCAAACGGACGCGAGGATCGTCAGGCGATACGCAATGCGGTTGCGAGTGCGTTTTGGATGCTCCTGTTCGTCGCGCTTCTCATAGTTACGTTGATCGTAGGCATTTATCACTACGTTCCGTGGCCACAGATCTTCAACGTACACTCCCCACTTGCGATCGCTGAGGCTGGTCCAGTCTCTTTCGCAACCATTCTCTGCTTTGCTGTCAGTCTGCCCTTAGCGACCGTGGCAAGCCTGCAAAGTGGGCAGCAAAGTGGTTTGATTACAAATATCTGGAACGCCGTGGGCAGCCTGGTTTCTCTTGGGGCCATTCTGGTCGCAATCCATCTTCATGCCAGCCTGCCTCTACTCGTTGTGGCAATCTTTGGTGTCCCTGTATTCATCAGCCTCCTGAATGCCGCGAAGACTTTTCTTTGGGATCAAAGGTGGCTTTTCCCAAGCCTTCTTTTCTTTTCTCGCCCCATTGCGATCCTTTTGCTTCGTACTGGTCTGATGTTTTTTTGCTTGCAGTTGGCAGCAGCGATTGGCTATCAATCGGATAATTTAGTTATCGCTCACCTCCTCGGTGCGACACACGTGGGCAGCTATGCTGTTCCTTCGCGCCTCTTTAATGTGCTCCCATTCCTGATCGGTATCATTACTGGTCCCATGTGGCCTGCTTACGCCGATGCGCTCAGCCGCGGAGATCACGACTGGATCCGAAAGACGTTCCGTCGGACCGTGATTTGGACTGGGGGCGGAACTCTCTTGTTGACTGGGCTGTTAGTGGTTTTTAGTAACTACATTTTCGCGCTTTGGGTCGGCCCGGGTTTGCATGTATCGCGCTTGCTTCTGGTGACCTTTGGAGTACGCTGCGTTCTAAGCTCGTATTTACAACCACTCTCCTTTTTCCTTAATGGCATCGGGAAATTGAAGGAGCAAGCGGTCATTTCACTCCTAATGGCAGGCTTCAACCTAGCTCTCTCGATCGTACTGGTCGAGCATGTTGGCATCATCGGTGCCATTCTAAGTACCGTGGTCGCAGAGATTCTGATCGTTCTGATTCCGGAGACCTTGATCGCTCGACGGGCGCTTCACCACCTCAGCACTCCAATCGTTGAGAAAGGATAA